The stretch of DNA CGTTTATTGACAGCTTCCTGGCGGAGAAGCGCATGTGCCGCTTCTCGGTGACGCGCAGCGACGGCGGCCAGCTCATCCGCCCGATCTGGTACAAGTGGGAAGACGGAAAATTCTGGATCAGCACCAAGTCGAGCGGCGTTCACACCCGCATCGTCAAGAAAAACCCCAAGATCTCCATCGTCGTCGACAAGGACGATCCGCCCTACAAGGCCGTCGTCTGCGAGGGCGAGGTCGAACTCATCGAAGGCGTCGGCAAGGATCACGAGCTCATCGGCC from bacterium encodes:
- a CDS encoding pyridoxamine 5'-phosphate oxidase family protein, which gives rise to MGDKAFIDSFLAEKRMCRFSVTRSDGGQLIRPIWYKWEDGKFWISTKSSGVHTRIVKKNPKISIVVDKDDPPYKAVVCEGEVELIEGVGKDHELIGQMAARYLPPPIVEKFMAGPVAQVDRVRFIVHPKRWTIWDASAEPPFPARPGNYS